From Pseudomonas sp. AN-1:
GGCAGGTGCACGCCGATGAACACCACCTGGAAGCCGCAGACGAAGAAGCCCAGTGCCAGCAGCCAGAAGCCGGAATGCCCGGCCGCCTCGCGCAAGGCCTCGCCGAGGGTCTGCACCGGGCCGTGCGCGACGGCCTGCGCCGGCGCGCGCAGCAGGCTCGCCAGCGGCAGGATCAGGGCGATCAGCGCGGCCAGCGCCAGCAGCGCTCCCGACCAGCCGAGCCAGGAAATCAGCCCGAGGCTGCCCGGCAGCATGACGAACTGGCCGAACGAGCCGGCCGCGGCGGCGACGCCCATGGCCATGCTGCGCTTCTCCACCGGCGCGGCCTGGCCGACGGCGCCGAGCAGCACCGAGAACGAGGTGCCGGACAGCCCGAGGCCGATCAGCAGGCCGGCGCTCAGCGACAGCGAGGCCGGCGAGTCGCTGAAGGCCATCAGCGCCAGGCCGGCGACGTAGAGCACGCCGCCGATCAGCACGGTGCGCCTGACCCCGAAGCGGTCGGCGAAGGCGCCGGTGAACGGCTGGATCAGGCCCCAGATCAGGTTCTGCAGGGCGATGGCGAAGGCGAACACCTCGCGGCCCCAGCCGAACTCGGCGCTCATCGGCGGCAGGAACAGGCCGAAGCCGTGGCGCACGCCCAGCGACAGGGCGAGGATCAGCGAACTGCCCAGCAGCATCCAGCCGCAGTGGCGCCAAAGCGAGGTCATGGGGGTCTCCAGCAGGCAAAAGACGAGGATAACACTCGGATATGCCTGGCGGACCGTCCGGCGCCACCCATCGGTTACACTGACGCATCCGAATTTCCCGCCACGAGACCGCCATGCCGATCCGTCACGCCATCGTCCACCTGATCGACAAGAAGCCCGACGGCAACCCCGCCACGCTGCACGCCCGCGACAGCGAGCTGGGCGAATCGCAGGCCATCGACAACCTGCTGGCCGACCTCAACGACAGCTACAACGCCAAGCCCAACAAGGTCTGGGGCCTGTTCCACGAGGAGTCCGGCGCCTACCCGTTCAGCGGCTGGCTGGCCGACTACCTCGACGGCGGCCGCGACTTCGTCGCCTTCAGCCGCCAGGCGGTCGAGCACCTCAAGCAGCTGATGGAAGAGTCCAACCTGTCCACTGGCGGCCACGTGCTGCTGGCCCACTACCAGCAGGGCATGACCGACTACCTGGCCATCGCCCTGCTGCACCACAGCGAGGGCGTGGCGGTCACCGACAGCCTCGAGGTCACCCCGTCGAGGCATCTGGACCTCGGCCAGCTGCATCTGGCCGCGCGCATCAACCTCTCCGAGTGGCGCAACAACAAGACCTCCCGGCAGTACATCTCCTTCATCAAGGGCAAGGGCGGCAAGAAGGTCTCCGAGTACTTCCGCGAGTTCATCGGCTGCCAGGAGGGCGTCGACGCGCCGAGCGAGACGCGCACCCTGCTCAAGGCGTTCAGCGACTTCGTCGAGAGCGAGGACCTGGCCGAGGAGCAGGCCCGCGAGAAGACCGAGGCGCTGGTCGACTACGCCAGCAGCCAGGCCCGGCGCGGCGAGCCGATCGCCCTCGAGGAGCTGTCCGAGCTGATCGACGAGGAGCACCCGCGCGCCTTCTTCGAGCACATCCGCAACCAGGACTACGGCCTGGCCCCGGAGATCCCGGCGGACAAGCGCACCCTCAACCAGTTCCGCCGCTTCACCGGCCGCGCCGAGGGCCTGTCGATCAGCTTCGAGGCGCACCTGCTGGGTTCGCAGATCGAGTACGACGAGAGCAGCGACACCCTGATCATCCGCCAGCTGCCGAGCAAGCTGAAGGACCAGCTCAAGCGGCGCAAGGACTGAACGCCATGCCGCGCCTGCCCGACAGCCTGCTCGACGCCTGCCTGGGCGACCCGCACGCGGCGGCGCCCGTCGACGCCGAGCGGCTGTGCGGCCTCGACCGCGACGGCGCGCGGGTACGACTGGAGACGCTCAGGCCGTGGCTGGCCGAGCAGCAGACGCTGCTGCGCGCGCGCCGCCAGGAGGCGCTGCTGGTCTGGCTGCAGGGCCCCGACTGCGCCGGCAAGGACGGCGCCATCCGCCAGGTGTTCGCCGGCCTCGGCCCGCAGGGGCTCGCCGTGCACGGCTTCCGTCAGCCGACGGCGGCCGAGCGCGCCGAGGGTTTCCTCGAACGCTACCGGCGCTGCCTGCCGGCGCCGGGCGAGGTCGTGCTGTTCAACCGCAGCCCCTACGAGGGCGTGGCCTGCGACCTGTTCGACGGCTTCATCGCCGCCGCGGACATCCCCGCGCGGCTGGCGCAGCTGGCCGCCTTCGAGGACGAGCTGGCCGGGCGCGGCATCCGCCTGCTCAAGGTCTACCTGCAGATCTCCCGCGTCGAGCAGAAGGCGCGCCTGCGCAAGCGCCTGCTCGACCCGCGCAAGCACTGGAAGGTCGGCGCCGAAGACCTCGAGGCGCACCGCCAGTTCGATCGGCGCGAGGCGCACTGGGCCGCCATCCTCGCTGCCAGCCACCGCCCGCAGGCGCCCTGGCGGCTGATCCCGGCCAACCACAAGTGGCTGCGCGACCTGCTGCTGGCCAGCCTGGTTGCCCGCGAGTTCGAGCGCCTCGACCAGCACTGGCCGACCCCGCCGCTGCCGTTCGGCCTCGACGAGCTGGAGCGGGCCTAAGGCAGCCCCCGTCCCGTAGGGTGGGTTAGCCGCACCGCGGCGTAACCCACCATCGCGACCACAGGTCGCACTACTCGAGCCTGCCAGCCCTGCGGACTGGTTGGTGGGTTACGGCCTGCGGCCTGCCCCACCCTACGAGGGTTCCCCCGCCATCCACTCCGCCACCAGCCGCTCCTTGGCCGGCTTGGCCAGGCGCTTGATCGCCCGTTCGCGCGACAGCGCCGCGCCCTTGCCGGCGCAGGCCTCGACGTAGACCAGCGCCTGCGCCGGGCTGCTGTGGAAGAAGCGCGCGCCCTTGCCGCTGCGGTGCGCGGCGAAGCGCCGCTGCGGGTCGTCGCTGACCCCGCAGTACAGCGCACCGTTCTCGGCGCGCACCAGATAGACGAACCACGGCTTGTCGGCGACCGTCATCGCGCCACTCCCGGCAGGAAAAGCCGCGATTATAGGGGCGGCCGCCGGAGCAAACGCCGGTGCCTTTCGCCGGGGCGCAGGGCGCGGCGATAATCCCCCCTGCCCCGCCGCACTGCGCGGCCCCATCGCCCTTTCACGGAATGCCCATGCACGACACCCCGCCCCTGATCCTCGAACCCGCCGAGCCGGCCCGCGCCTGCGTGATCTGGCTGCACGGCCTCGGCGCCGACCGCTTCGACTTCCAGCCGGTGGCCGAGGCGCTGCAGAGCGTGCTGCCTGGCGTGCGCTTCGTGCTGCCGCAGGCGCCGAGCCGCCCGGTGACCATCAACGGCGGCTGGAGCATGCCGTCCTGGTACGACATCCTCGCCACCGGCCCGGAGCGCGCCATCGACCGCGAGCAGCTGGAGGAGTCCGCCAGCACGGTGCTGGCGCTGATCGAGGCGCAGCGCGCCGCCGGCATTCCCGCCGCGCGCATCTTCCTCGCCGGCTTCTCCCAGGGCGGCGCGGTGGTGCTGCACACCGCCTTCCGCCGCTGGGCCGGCGAGCTGGGCGGGGTGCTGGCGCTGTCCACCTATGCGCCGACCTTCGAGGACGCCCAGCAGCTCGGCGCCATCCAGCAGGCCCACCCGGTGCTGTGCCTGCACGGCCGCGACGACCAGGTGGTGGCCCCCGAGCTCGGCCGCCGCGCCCACGACTGGCTGGCCGCGCGCGGCGTGACCGTGGCCTGGCACGACTACCCGATGGGCCACGAGGTGGTCAACGAGGAGCTGCGCGACATCGCCCTGTGGCTGCGCGAGCGCCTGGCCGGCTGAGTCCGGCGGGCCTGGCGCCGCCGCCACGCGGCTTCGCCAGGCCCCGATCTTGCTTTACACTGCAGTCTGTATCTATCTCATGCAGATCGAGATCACCGTGCTCAAGGCACTCACGCAAATCTTCAGCAAAGACCCGGAGGCCCAGTTGCCCCAGAACACCAGCCCGGCCAGCGGCCAGGGCGAAAGCCTGGCCGACGCCGCCCAGCACACCGAGAACACCACCCCCCGCGCCGAGCAGCAGCCGGCCCCGCAGGACGGCGAGCGCGCCCGCAAGCCGCGTGGCGACAAGCCGCGCGCCGAGAAGAACGGCGAAGGCCAGCCGCGCGACAGCAAGCCGAAGGCCGATCGCCCGCGCCGCGAACGCACCCCGCGCAAGCCGGCGGTGGACAACTGGAAGCTGGAAGACTTCGTGGTCGAGCCGGCCGAAGGCAAGACCCGCTTCCACGACTTCAAGCTGGATGCGCGCCTGATGCACGCCATCCACGACCTCGGCTTCCCCTACTGCACGCCGATCCAGGCCCAGGTGCTCGGCCATACCCTGCGCGGCCGTGATGCCATCGGCCGGGCGCAGACCGGCACCGGCAAGACCGCCGCCTTCCTGAT
This genomic window contains:
- a CDS encoding alpha/beta hydrolase; translated protein: MHDTPPLILEPAEPARACVIWLHGLGADRFDFQPVAEALQSVLPGVRFVLPQAPSRPVTINGGWSMPSWYDILATGPERAIDREQLEESASTVLALIEAQRAAGIPAARIFLAGFSQGGAVVLHTAFRRWAGELGGVLALSTYAPTFEDAQQLGAIQQAHPVLCLHGRDDQVVAPELGRRAHDWLAARGVTVAWHDYPMGHEVVNEELRDIALWLRERLAG
- a CDS encoding GIY-YIG nuclease family protein — protein: MTVADKPWFVYLVRAENGALYCGVSDDPQRRFAAHRSGKGARFFHSSPAQALVYVEACAGKGAALSRERAIKRLAKPAKERLVAEWMAGEPS
- the yejK gene encoding nucleoid-associated protein YejK, whose amino-acid sequence is MPIRHAIVHLIDKKPDGNPATLHARDSELGESQAIDNLLADLNDSYNAKPNKVWGLFHEESGAYPFSGWLADYLDGGRDFVAFSRQAVEHLKQLMEESNLSTGGHVLLAHYQQGMTDYLAIALLHHSEGVAVTDSLEVTPSRHLDLGQLHLAARINLSEWRNNKTSRQYISFIKGKGGKKVSEYFREFIGCQEGVDAPSETRTLLKAFSDFVESEDLAEEQAREKTEALVDYASSQARRGEPIALEELSELIDEEHPRAFFEHIRNQDYGLAPEIPADKRTLNQFRRFTGRAEGLSISFEAHLLGSQIEYDESSDTLIIRQLPSKLKDQLKRRKD
- a CDS encoding MFS transporter; this encodes MTSLWRHCGWMLLGSSLILALSLGVRHGFGLFLPPMSAEFGWGREVFAFAIALQNLIWGLIQPFTGAFADRFGVRRTVLIGGVLYVAGLALMAFSDSPASLSLSAGLLIGLGLSGTSFSVLLGAVGQAAPVEKRSMAMGVAAAAGSFGQFVMLPGSLGLISWLGWSGALLALAALIALILPLASLLRAPAQAVAHGPVQTLGEALREAAGHSGFWLLALGFFVCGFQVVFIGVHLPAYLVDQHLPAQVGTTVLALVGLFNVFGTYTAGWLGSCYAKPKLLAALYLIRGVVIVAFLWAPLSEWTAYAFGMAMGFLWLSTVPLTNGTVATLFGVRNLSMLGGIVFLFHQLGSFLGGWLGGYLFDRTGSYQLVWQICIGLSLMAALLNWPVREQPVARLQAETA